In Myxococcus stipitatus, the following are encoded in one genomic region:
- a CDS encoding pitrilysin family protein, with protein MRRLLPLLLLLLGTALPAFAQSTSAPTQAFPYTLKTDTLPNGLTVVRVPYPSQGIVSYVTVVRVGSRNEVEPGKTGFAHFFEHMMFKGTKRHPEGERERILGAFGFDDNAFTTDDITLYYSYGPSAGLPQLIDIEADRFRNLEYSEPSFRTEALAVLGEYHKNAAAPFLKMEETLNAAAFTKHTYRHTTLGFYEDIKAMPEAYQYSRDFFQRWYTPDNTQLFIVGDFDDDQVMKLVREHYGPWDRKTSTITVPTEPPQTQPRNAHVDWPQPTQPRQVLAWHTPAAAANTNSSALQTVLVAYLVGPTSPAYKQLVLEQQLVESISSDYVDHRDPHLFTLTATLKDERHRDRVRLALLREVSKVAAGKVDAARVKAIQDNARYGALMALQTPRDVGIQLGWYAGILGTPDGLQRHLAHLAKVTPAQLSEFTKRYLQASKLTQLSLTPKVDSAGGTK; from the coding sequence CCCCTACACCCTCAAGACGGACACGCTCCCCAACGGCCTCACCGTCGTCCGCGTGCCCTACCCCTCCCAGGGCATCGTCTCCTACGTCACCGTCGTCCGCGTCGGCTCGCGCAACGAAGTGGAGCCCGGCAAGACGGGCTTCGCCCACTTCTTCGAACACATGATGTTCAAGGGGACCAAGCGCCACCCGGAAGGCGAGCGCGAGCGAATCCTCGGCGCCTTCGGCTTCGACGACAACGCCTTCACCACCGACGACATCACCCTCTACTACTCCTACGGCCCCTCCGCCGGCCTCCCCCAGCTCATCGACATCGAGGCGGACCGCTTCCGCAACCTCGAGTACTCCGAGCCCTCCTTCCGCACCGAGGCCCTCGCCGTCCTCGGCGAGTACCACAAGAACGCCGCGGCCCCCTTCCTCAAGATGGAGGAGACCCTCAACGCCGCCGCATTCACGAAGCACACCTATCGGCACACCACGCTCGGCTTCTACGAGGACATCAAGGCCATGCCGGAGGCCTACCAGTACAGCCGCGACTTCTTCCAGCGCTGGTACACCCCCGACAACACCCAGCTCTTCATCGTCGGCGACTTCGACGATGACCAGGTCATGAAGCTCGTCCGCGAGCACTACGGCCCCTGGGACCGCAAGACGTCCACCATCACCGTCCCCACCGAGCCCCCTCAAACCCAGCCGCGCAACGCCCACGTCGACTGGCCCCAGCCCACCCAGCCCCGCCAGGTGCTCGCGTGGCACACGCCCGCCGCGGCCGCCAACACCAACAGCTCCGCGCTCCAGACAGTGCTCGTCGCCTACCTCGTCGGCCCCACCAGCCCCGCCTACAAGCAGCTCGTCCTCGAGCAACAACTCGTCGAGTCCATCAGCAGCGACTACGTCGACCACCGCGACCCTCACCTGTTCACCCTCACCGCCACCCTCAAGGACGAGCGCCACCGGGACCGCGTGCGCCTGGCCCTGCTCCGAGAGGTCAGCAAGGTCGCCGCCGGCAAGGTCGACGCAGCCCGCGTCAAGGCCATCCAGGACAACGCCCGCTACGGCGCCCTCATGGCCCTCCAGACGCCACGCGACGTCGGCATCCAGCTCGGCTGGTACGCCGGAATCCTCGGCACGCCCGATGGACTCCAGCGCCACCTCGCCCACCTCGCCAAGGTGACACCCGCGCAGCTCTCCGAGTTCACCAAGCGCTACCTCCAGGCCTCCAAGCTCACCCAACTCAGCCTCACCCCCAAGGTCGACTCCGCCGGAGGGACGAAGTGA
- a CDS encoding pitrilysin family protein, which yields MKTQTLVSLTALLSLAGCASHPKPAPETTPPPAQQATATPSPEAPPAPPSEVPAIPLHQPKPMELVVLARPDTPIVTFRLVFHSGSIDDPKGKEGLTALTATLMAEGGTQKLSSAQLLDALFPMAAELDTFVDKEFTTFSGRVHRDFLPRYLDIFTDILLAPRMDPAELERLRTNAISDVENGLRSANDEGLGKAALDALIYAGHPYAHYTGGTVQGLKSITLDDVKAHAQRVFTQDRLVVGLAGAVDDALKQSLLARVGTLPATGAPRVTLPTVTATAGRAVIIQKQALSTAVSMGYVNPVRRGDPDFFPLAFALTHLGEHRQSIGLLFNELREQRGLNYGDYAYAEHFIEDPGTTYNRTNIARTQQDLTVWLRPVEPSNAMFATRGALYFLDRLVKEPIPQERFDLMRGFLQGYSRLWEQTDPRRLGYAIDSLFYGTPDYLEQYRQALTKMTPQSVQDVLRRRLHPSALNFAFVTQDAETLANALRSGQPSPITYASDKSQALLDVDKSIIPFLVPVRADAITITPAQTFMEK from the coding sequence ATGAAGACCCAAACCCTCGTGTCCCTCACCGCGCTGCTCTCCCTCGCCGGCTGCGCCTCCCATCCGAAGCCCGCGCCCGAGACGACTCCGCCGCCCGCCCAGCAGGCCACCGCGACGCCGTCCCCGGAGGCCCCTCCCGCGCCGCCCTCGGAGGTCCCGGCCATTCCGCTCCATCAGCCCAAGCCGATGGAGCTCGTGGTCCTCGCCCGCCCGGACACGCCCATCGTCACCTTCCGGCTCGTCTTCCACTCGGGCTCCATCGACGACCCCAAGGGCAAGGAAGGCCTCACCGCGCTCACCGCCACGCTGATGGCCGAGGGCGGCACCCAGAAGCTCTCCTCCGCGCAACTGCTCGACGCGCTCTTCCCCATGGCCGCCGAGCTGGACACCTTCGTCGACAAGGAGTTCACCACCTTCTCCGGCCGCGTCCACCGCGACTTCCTGCCGCGCTACCTCGACATCTTCACCGACATCCTGCTCGCGCCTCGCATGGACCCGGCCGAGCTGGAGCGCCTTCGCACCAACGCCATCAGCGACGTGGAGAATGGTCTGCGCAGCGCCAATGACGAGGGGCTCGGCAAGGCCGCTCTCGACGCGCTCATCTACGCGGGCCACCCCTATGCGCACTACACCGGCGGCACCGTGCAGGGCCTCAAGTCCATCACCCTGGACGACGTGAAAGCCCACGCCCAGCGCGTCTTCACGCAGGACCGGCTCGTCGTGGGGCTCGCGGGCGCCGTGGACGACGCGTTGAAGCAGTCGCTGCTCGCGCGCGTGGGGACTCTGCCCGCCACGGGGGCGCCTCGCGTGACGCTGCCCACCGTCACCGCCACCGCGGGCCGCGCCGTCATCATCCAGAAGCAGGCGCTCTCCACCGCCGTCAGCATGGGCTACGTCAACCCCGTGCGCCGAGGCGACCCGGACTTCTTCCCCCTCGCCTTCGCGCTCACGCACCTGGGCGAGCACCGGCAGTCCATCGGCCTGCTCTTCAATGAACTGCGCGAGCAGCGCGGCCTCAACTACGGCGACTACGCCTACGCCGAGCACTTCATCGAGGACCCCGGCACCACGTACAACCGCACCAACATCGCGCGCACGCAGCAGGACCTCACCGTGTGGCTTCGTCCGGTGGAGCCCTCCAACGCCATGTTCGCCACGCGCGGCGCGCTGTACTTCCTCGACCGGCTCGTGAAGGAGCCCATTCCCCAGGAGCGCTTCGACCTGATGCGCGGCTTCCTCCAGGGCTACTCGCGGCTGTGGGAACAGACGGACCCGCGCCGGCTGGGCTACGCCATCGACTCGCTCTTCTACGGGACGCCGGACTACCTGGAGCAGTACCGCCAGGCCCTCACGAAGATGACGCCTCAGTCCGTGCAGGACGTGCTGCGCCGGCGCCTCCACCCGTCGGCCCTCAACTTCGCGTTCGTCACGCAAGACGCCGAGACACTCGCCAACGCGTTGCGCTCGGGTCAGCCGTCGCCCATCACCTACGCGTCCGACAAGTCCCAGGCGCTGTTGGATGTCGACAAGTCCATCATTCCCTTCCTGGTCCCCGTGCGCGCGGACGCCATCACCATCACTCCCGCGCAGACGTTCATGGAGAAGTAG
- a CDS encoding OmpA family protein, protein MRGTSSGHLPRWRPLSGSVIRLAVLSLLLASAAVSAEPDPFARGFDAVPVKPTPAQNSGIALEGTTSGEPVGSFRGALLLDFNWRILALKLGDEKLGDLLPYRLDAHLLFAYQLHERLELGVDMPVTVLQGDNFHLLRDAMNAPNFPGAAGVSRTTLGDLRVVPRLHILDREQFPVGVSLIPEVRLPTGSADSFTGERGVLFAPRIAVEQRFGSLPVPIRVLGNVGMRLRKDAQYLNLRVGDELTLGAGAIGELPNMGRFTDVQATAEMHLGTPLVRPFNFDQSDSLKTPWEVLVGARAKIWGNWGLELNVGRGINLSSGYGREALRVMFGLRYDERFADSDGDNVPDHRDRCPNEAEDKDGFMDSDGCPDPDNDDDGVVDGEDSCPNVKGPKERKGCPEVDTDGDGITDEFDKCPDKPGPKDYDGCPDTDGDEVPDNEDDCPEQFGPPENNGCPFDSPPYVFVESDRIRIKGNVLFETGSAVIQKRSYPLLDEVATVLRKNPTLGPVLIEGHTDNRGSRQLNMGLSDRRARSVLDYLVSKGIERKRLSSAGFGFDRPIATNDTALGRAKNRRVDFKLVRSEVETEGKETVVPAGQQPPAPKPSTGTTAPAPGTAPASKPATGTTPPAPSPNTAPAPGSPPASKPPASDNKASSTPTPPTPGK, encoded by the coding sequence ATGCGAGGAACCAGCTCCGGCCATCTTCCACGGTGGCGGCCCCTGAGCGGCTCCGTCATTCGTCTTGCCGTGCTGAGCCTGCTGCTGGCCTCGGCGGCGGTGAGCGCGGAGCCAGACCCCTTCGCGCGCGGCTTCGACGCCGTGCCCGTCAAACCCACGCCCGCGCAGAACAGCGGCATCGCGCTGGAAGGAACCACCAGCGGCGAGCCCGTCGGCAGTTTCCGAGGCGCGCTGCTCCTCGACTTCAACTGGCGCATCCTCGCGCTCAAGCTTGGAGACGAGAAGCTGGGCGACCTGCTGCCGTACCGGCTCGATGCGCACCTGCTCTTCGCCTACCAGCTCCATGAGCGCCTGGAGCTGGGTGTGGACATGCCCGTCACGGTGCTCCAGGGCGACAATTTCCATCTCCTCCGCGATGCGATGAACGCCCCCAACTTCCCGGGGGCCGCGGGCGTGAGCCGGACGACGCTCGGCGACCTTCGCGTGGTGCCTCGGCTCCACATCCTGGACCGGGAGCAGTTCCCCGTGGGTGTGTCGCTCATCCCCGAGGTCCGCTTGCCCACCGGAAGCGCGGACAGCTTCACCGGTGAGCGCGGCGTGCTCTTCGCTCCGCGCATCGCGGTGGAGCAGCGCTTCGGCTCTCTGCCAGTTCCCATCCGTGTGCTCGGCAACGTGGGCATGCGGCTGCGCAAGGATGCGCAGTACCTCAACCTGCGCGTGGGGGATGAGCTGACGCTCGGCGCTGGCGCCATTGGCGAGCTGCCCAACATGGGCCGGTTCACCGACGTGCAGGCCACGGCGGAGATGCACCTGGGCACGCCGCTGGTGCGCCCGTTCAACTTCGACCAGTCCGATTCACTCAAGACGCCGTGGGAAGTGCTCGTGGGCGCCCGCGCGAAAATCTGGGGCAACTGGGGGCTCGAGCTGAACGTGGGCCGCGGCATCAACCTGTCCAGTGGCTACGGACGCGAGGCCCTGCGAGTCATGTTCGGGCTGCGCTACGACGAGCGCTTCGCCGACTCGGATGGCGACAACGTTCCCGACCACCGGGACCGCTGCCCCAACGAGGCCGAGGACAAGGACGGGTTCATGGACAGCGATGGCTGCCCCGACCCGGACAACGACGATGACGGCGTGGTCGACGGCGAGGACAGCTGCCCCAACGTGAAGGGCCCCAAGGAGCGCAAGGGCTGCCCCGAGGTGGACACCGACGGCGACGGCATCACCGACGAGTTCGACAAGTGCCCGGACAAGCCCGGCCCCAAGGACTACGACGGGTGCCCCGACACGGACGGCGACGAGGTCCCCGACAACGAGGACGACTGCCCCGAGCAGTTCGGTCCGCCGGAGAACAACGGCTGCCCGTTCGACTCGCCGCCCTACGTGTTCGTCGAGTCGGACCGCATCCGCATCAAGGGCAACGTGCTCTTCGAGACGGGTTCGGCCGTCATCCAGAAGCGCTCGTATCCGCTGCTGGACGAGGTGGCCACGGTGCTGCGGAAGAACCCCACGTTGGGCCCGGTGCTCATCGAGGGACATACGGACAACCGCGGCTCGCGGCAGCTCAACATGGGTCTGTCGGACCGGCGCGCGCGCTCCGTGCTCGACTACCTGGTGTCGAAGGGAATCGAGCGCAAGCGCTTGAGCTCTGCGGGCTTCGGCTTCGACCGGCCTATCGCCACGAATGACACGGCACTGGGGCGCGCGAAGAACCGCCGCGTCGACTTCAAGCTCGTGCGCTCCGAGGTGGAGACCGAGGGCAAGGAGACCGTCGTCCCGGCGGGACAGCAGCCTCCCGCGCCGAAACCCTCCACGGGCACGACGGCTCCCGCGCCGGGCACGGCCCCCGCGTCGAAACCGGCCACGGGCACCACGCCTCCGGCGCCCTCACCGAACACCGCTCCCGCGCCGGGCTCGCCGCCTGCCTCGAAGCCGCCAGCCTCCGACAACAAGGCTTCGAGCACACCCACCCCGCCAACGCCCGGGAAGTAG
- a CDS encoding TlpA disulfide reductase family protein, with the protein MTQEGIGAPPPAKPAGGGTKLLLGVLAALGLVGVVYLGVLEARRSQLVPDGASTPSFVLQKHEGGELKLEDFRGQVVMLDFWATWCPPCREEMPALVKLAKEYESQGLVFVAASRDDGPSAPKLVESFIRSHLPELKPYVAYAGDDMARAFQVSALPTLYFLDREGKVTDAQRGAMSEDAIRRRIERALKQQ; encoded by the coding sequence GTGACGCAGGAAGGAATCGGCGCGCCGCCGCCCGCGAAGCCGGCGGGTGGGGGGACCAAGCTGCTCTTGGGAGTGTTGGCGGCGTTGGGGTTGGTGGGGGTGGTGTACCTGGGAGTGCTGGAGGCTCGGCGCTCGCAGCTCGTGCCGGATGGTGCGTCCACGCCGTCGTTCGTGCTTCAGAAGCATGAAGGCGGAGAGCTGAAGCTGGAGGACTTCCGGGGCCAGGTGGTGATGCTGGACTTCTGGGCGACGTGGTGTCCGCCGTGTCGCGAGGAGATGCCGGCGTTGGTGAAGCTGGCCAAGGAGTACGAGTCGCAGGGGCTCGTGTTCGTGGCGGCGAGCCGCGACGATGGGCCTTCGGCGCCCAAGCTGGTGGAGAGCTTCATTCGAAGCCACCTGCCGGAGCTGAAGCCCTATGTGGCGTATGCCGGGGATGACATGGCGCGGGCCTTCCAGGTCAGCGCGCTGCCCACGCTCTACTTCCTGGACCGTGAGGGCAAGGTGACGGACGCCCAGCGAGGCGCCATGTCCGAGGACGCCATCCGCCGCCGCATCGAGCGGGCGCTGAAGCAGCAGTAG
- a CDS encoding CFI-box-CTERM domain-containing protein, with translation MSARLQPEELFQAARTRAAQMDVGRGDAVVERVRAATSALFSRIPEPPVYRRAEDPSRKAAAALLPEVEKVLAEALAAGRDPSNAPALEKIVAALLAHGEALCHTAGGRLEAAEIAWRRAQELERAAHPTRHLVTAPPLPPPVFDKVSGHSRYDPRAAPQASVKLVCPNTGCKRVGDYAFLTNHAYNRFVCPVCGTGFLAYFGELRALEVEVGRSSKRYFFTVDEVGANNAARIEFEEAGGQEFPAARRDLLAFLYTEARELKVVVNLTNQRLMWVSPASSCFVATVAFGEGAPELVAFRAYRDEVLRKSQLGRAFIRGYYRLGPDVARWVSRRPVARSGVRWMLRQVHDRLTRSGFS, from the coding sequence ATGTCGGCGCGCTTGCAGCCCGAAGAACTCTTCCAGGCCGCCCGGACGAGGGCGGCGCAGATGGACGTGGGTCGTGGAGACGCGGTGGTGGAGCGTGTCCGGGCCGCCACGTCCGCGTTGTTCAGCCGCATTCCAGAGCCGCCGGTGTACCGCCGCGCCGAGGACCCTTCCCGCAAGGCCGCGGCGGCGCTGCTGCCGGAGGTGGAGAAGGTGCTCGCGGAGGCGCTCGCGGCGGGGAGGGACCCGTCGAATGCGCCGGCGCTCGAGAAGATTGTCGCCGCGTTGCTCGCGCATGGCGAGGCGCTGTGCCACACGGCCGGCGGACGCTTGGAGGCGGCGGAGATTGCGTGGCGCCGCGCGCAGGAACTGGAGCGGGCCGCGCATCCGACGCGGCACCTGGTGACGGCGCCGCCGCTTCCCCCTCCGGTGTTCGACAAGGTGTCGGGGCATTCGCGGTATGACCCTCGGGCCGCGCCGCAGGCGAGCGTGAAGCTGGTGTGCCCGAACACGGGCTGCAAGCGGGTGGGGGACTACGCGTTCCTGACGAACCACGCCTACAACCGCTTCGTGTGTCCGGTCTGCGGCACGGGGTTCCTGGCGTACTTCGGGGAGCTGCGCGCGTTGGAGGTGGAGGTGGGGCGCAGCTCGAAGCGCTACTTCTTCACCGTGGACGAGGTCGGGGCGAACAACGCGGCACGCATCGAGTTCGAGGAGGCGGGGGGGCAGGAGTTCCCCGCGGCGCGCAGAGACCTGCTGGCGTTCCTGTACACGGAGGCGCGGGAGCTGAAGGTGGTGGTGAACCTCACCAACCAGCGGCTCATGTGGGTGAGTCCGGCGTCCTCGTGCTTCGTGGCGACGGTGGCGTTTGGCGAAGGGGCGCCGGAGCTGGTGGCGTTCCGTGCGTATCGGGATGAAGTCCTGCGGAAGAGTCAGCTCGGTCGAGCGTTCATCCGTGGCTACTATCGCTTGGGCCCGGACGTGGCACGGTGGGTGTCGCGCAGGCCGGTGGCCCGGAGCGGAGTGCGCTGGATGCTGAGGCAGGTGCATGACCGCCTGACCAGGAGTGGATTCTCGTGA
- a CDS encoding S1C family serine protease codes for MHKAPFKNVVILTALMCAFCVSGQASGRERGRLWLEAQNRSLENQRATLSQVAREAMPSVVSITTRQPSDDASASGDEPQKGIGSGFIIHPSGYILTSAHVVEGATEVVVSVMHPRGYPEEYVAEVVGEDSRTDCALLKINAPRRLPVLKLASSAHVRSADWIVVIGNPFGLSQSVTVGVVSYMGRTDVTPNGRDGDFDYMQMDASINPGNSGGPVLDLHGDVVAVANAVNVAGQGIGFAIPIDIAKTVIPQLRAHGRVRRGWLGISVQDFSPEVAEAFNLRHGPGVVVTEVVEGGPGERSGLLSGDVIVGLDARRVQRAHTLRWQVAARGVGRNVKLRIHRLGKPMILKVRLEEMPSEGPVAAPLASHRQGRRPTRAQSVLEDLLSPVPRSKSLPPTPPSEAADPDSKEGEQAP; via the coding sequence ATGCACAAGGCTCCATTCAAGAATGTCGTCATCCTCACCGCGCTGATGTGCGCGTTCTGTGTGTCCGGACAAGCCTCCGGGCGCGAGCGGGGACGACTGTGGCTCGAGGCCCAGAACCGTTCGCTGGAGAACCAGCGCGCCACACTGAGCCAGGTGGCTCGCGAGGCGATGCCCTCGGTGGTCTCCATCACCACGCGGCAGCCCTCCGACGACGCTTCCGCGTCCGGTGATGAACCGCAGAAGGGCATCGGCTCCGGCTTCATCATCCACCCTTCCGGCTACATCCTCACCAGCGCCCACGTCGTGGAGGGAGCGACCGAAGTCGTCGTCTCGGTGATGCATCCACGGGGCTACCCGGAGGAGTACGTCGCCGAGGTCGTCGGTGAGGACAGCCGCACCGACTGCGCGCTGCTGAAAATCAACGCCCCACGCAGGCTCCCGGTGCTCAAGCTCGCGTCGTCCGCCCACGTGCGCTCGGCGGACTGGATTGTCGTCATCGGCAACCCGTTCGGCCTGTCCCAATCCGTGACGGTGGGCGTGGTCAGCTACATGGGCCGCACGGACGTGACGCCCAACGGACGCGACGGTGACTTCGACTACATGCAGATGGACGCGTCCATCAACCCGGGCAACTCGGGCGGCCCCGTGCTGGACCTGCACGGCGACGTCGTGGCGGTGGCCAACGCCGTCAACGTGGCGGGACAAGGCATCGGGTTCGCCATCCCCATCGACATCGCGAAGACCGTGATTCCGCAGCTCCGAGCGCATGGCCGCGTGCGCCGCGGCTGGCTGGGCATCAGCGTGCAGGACTTCTCGCCCGAGGTCGCCGAGGCGTTCAACCTGAGACACGGCCCGGGCGTGGTGGTGACGGAGGTGGTGGAGGGCGGGCCGGGTGAACGCTCGGGGCTGCTCAGCGGCGATGTCATCGTCGGGCTCGACGCGCGGCGCGTGCAGCGGGCGCACACCTTGCGGTGGCAGGTGGCCGCCCGAGGAGTGGGCCGGAACGTGAAGCTGCGCATCCACCGGCTGGGCAAGCCCATGATCCTCAAGGTGCGGCTCGAGGAGATGCCCAGCGAGGGGCCCGTCGCCGCCCCCCTGGCCTCCCACCGGCAGGGGAGGAGGCCCACCCGCGCCCAGTCCGTCCTGGAGGACCTGCTGTCCCCCGTCCCCCGCTCCAAATCCCTCCCGCCCACCCCACCCTCCGAGGCGGCGGACCCGGATTCCAAGGAGGGCGAACAGGCGCCCTGA
- a CDS encoding phosphoribosylaminoimidazolesuccinocarboxamide synthase — translation MNTSALHAQLPLTLRQVDLPALGQHYRGKVRDTYRQGDSLVLVTTDRLSAFDHVLTTIPFKGEVLNRLAAFWFERTKHICPNHVLDVPDPNVTVARACQPFTVEVVIRGYLTGSLWRDYEKGTHTAYGLPFPSGMRKDEAFAQPIITPSTKAEYGQHDEPISEKEILARGLASPRDWARITEAARGLFEEGQKWARTRGLILVDTKYEFGKVGDDIYVIDEMHTPDSSRYWVADEYEARFARGEDQRMLDKENIRQWLIRERGFSGHGTPPAIPDDVRVELATKYVAAFEQITGTSLTLEPGDVHARIERNLRQKGYLK, via the coding sequence GTGAATACCTCCGCACTTCACGCTCAGCTTCCCCTCACGCTCCGCCAGGTGGACCTGCCGGCGCTCGGCCAGCACTACCGTGGCAAGGTCCGCGACACGTATCGCCAGGGCGACTCGCTCGTCCTCGTGACAACGGACCGGCTCTCCGCGTTCGACCACGTCCTCACCACCATCCCCTTCAAGGGCGAGGTGCTCAACCGTCTCGCGGCCTTCTGGTTCGAGCGGACAAAGCACATCTGCCCCAACCATGTGCTGGACGTGCCGGACCCCAACGTCACCGTGGCGCGTGCCTGTCAGCCCTTCACGGTGGAGGTGGTGATTCGCGGCTACCTCACCGGCAGCCTGTGGCGTGACTACGAGAAGGGCACGCACACCGCCTACGGCCTGCCCTTCCCCTCGGGGATGCGCAAGGACGAGGCGTTTGCTCAGCCCATCATCACCCCGTCCACGAAGGCGGAGTACGGGCAGCACGACGAGCCCATCTCCGAGAAGGAGATTCTCGCGCGGGGCCTGGCCAGTCCACGCGACTGGGCCCGCATCACCGAGGCGGCGCGGGGCCTGTTCGAGGAAGGCCAGAAGTGGGCACGCACGCGGGGCCTCATCCTCGTGGATACGAAGTACGAGTTCGGCAAGGTGGGCGACGACATCTACGTCATCGACGAGATGCACACCCCGGACTCCAGCCGCTACTGGGTGGCGGACGAGTACGAGGCGCGCTTCGCCCGAGGCGAGGACCAGCGCATGCTGGACAAGGAGAACATCCGCCAGTGGCTCATCCGCGAGCGGGGCTTCTCCGGCCATGGCACGCCGCCAGCCATCCCCGATGACGTCCGCGTGGAGCTGGCCACCAAGTACGTGGCGGCCTTCGAGCAGATCACCGGCACCTCGCTCACGCTCGAGCCCGGCGACGTGCACGCGCGCATCGAGCGGAACCTGCGCCAGAAGGGCTACCTGAAGTAG
- the purB gene encoding adenylosuccinate lyase, protein MIPRYSRQEMSNLWSDVARLRRWRDVELAALEGMVVAGLAPREALEDCIQRAGDFTPADAARIEEIERTTKHDVIAFLTFMEERVGPSARWLHLGMTSSDVLDTSLGMTLRDAMDLILQDLERVMAAVEKRAFEHKHTLQMGRSHGIHAEPVTFGHKLAIWYDELRRARTRLVAARETIATGMISGAVGTFAHLPPAVEEFVCKKLGLKPAPASSQVVQRDRHAEYFTALALLGASIEKFAVEIRHLQRSEVREAEEPFTAGQKGSSAMPHKRNPILSENLTGLARLLRGYAVSAMEDVALWHERDISHSSVERVIGPDATILADFMLVRFARLMEDLRVYPEQMKKNLDLLGGVVNSQRLLLELARKGMDRQAAYVIVQRNAMKLYEEGVDFRRALLADADLLKMMTPEEINDCFSPGYHTRHMDDIFRRVFGRSE, encoded by the coding sequence GTGATTCCGCGATACAGCCGACAGGAGATGTCCAACCTCTGGTCCGACGTGGCCCGTTTGCGCCGCTGGCGCGACGTGGAGCTCGCCGCGCTGGAGGGCATGGTGGTGGCGGGGCTGGCCCCTCGCGAGGCGCTGGAGGACTGCATCCAGCGCGCGGGAGACTTCACTCCCGCCGACGCCGCGCGCATCGAGGAGATCGAGCGCACCACCAAGCACGACGTCATTGCGTTCCTCACGTTCATGGAGGAGCGCGTGGGGCCCAGCGCGCGCTGGCTGCACCTGGGCATGACGTCCTCGGACGTGCTGGACACGTCGCTGGGGATGACGCTGCGCGACGCCATGGACCTCATCCTCCAGGACCTGGAGCGGGTGATGGCCGCGGTGGAGAAGCGCGCCTTCGAGCACAAGCACACGCTGCAGATGGGGCGCAGCCACGGCATCCACGCGGAGCCCGTGACGTTCGGCCACAAGCTGGCCATCTGGTACGACGAGCTCCGCCGCGCTCGCACGCGGCTGGTCGCGGCGCGGGAGACCATCGCCACGGGCATGATTTCCGGCGCCGTCGGCACCTTCGCGCACCTGCCTCCAGCCGTGGAGGAGTTCGTCTGCAAGAAGCTGGGGTTGAAGCCCGCGCCGGCCTCTAGCCAGGTGGTGCAGCGTGACAGGCACGCCGAGTACTTCACCGCGCTGGCGCTGCTCGGCGCGAGCATCGAGAAGTTCGCGGTGGAGATTCGTCACCTGCAGCGCTCCGAGGTGCGCGAGGCGGAGGAGCCCTTCACCGCCGGCCAGAAGGGGTCCAGCGCGATGCCGCACAAGCGCAACCCCATCCTCTCGGAGAACCTCACGGGCCTCGCGCGACTGCTGCGCGGCTACGCGGTGAGCGCCATGGAGGACGTGGCGCTGTGGCACGAGCGGGACATCTCCCACTCGTCCGTGGAGCGCGTCATCGGTCCGGATGCCACCATCCTCGCGGACTTCATGCTGGTGCGCTTCGCCCGGCTGATGGAGGACCTGCGCGTCTACCCCGAGCAGATGAAGAAGAACCTGGACCTGCTGGGCGGCGTGGTGAACTCGCAGCGGCTCCTCTTGGAGCTGGCGCGCAAGGGCATGGACCGTCAGGCCGCCTACGTCATCGTCCAGCGCAACGCGATGAAGCTCTACGAGGAGGGCGTGGACTTCCGGCGGGCCCTGCTCGCCGACGCGGACCTGCTCAAGATGATGACGCCCGAGGAGATCAACGACTGCTTCTCCCCGGGCTACCACACGCGGCACATGGACGACATCTTCCGCCGCGTCTTCGGCCGGAGCGAGTAG